A stretch of Synechococcus sp. MIT S9220 DNA encodes these proteins:
- a CDS encoding homoserine dehydrogenase, translating to MATRIGIGLLGLGTVGAGVASILNSPEGRHPLIADLELARVAVRDLQRSRPVAIPTDRLTTDPNEVVDDPNVHVVVEVIGGIEPARTLIMRAISAGKSVVTANKAVIARHGEEIAAAAAAAGVYVLIEAAVGGGIPIIEPLKQSLGSNRIERVSGIINGTTNYILSRMADEGADYNAVLKEAQELGYAEADPAADVDGHDAADKIAILAGLAFGGPIERSAVPTTGISNLQGRDVDYATQLGYGVKLLAVAERLESDGDPMGSLPLGVRVQPTLVPKDHPLAGVSGVNNAILVEGDPIGRVMFYGPGAGSGPTASAVVADILNIAGIRQLNSSDGGLDPLLAASSWRSCHLVDSSRIRQRNYVRFNTEDAPGVIGRIGSCFGEQGVSIQSIVQFDACDEGAEIVVITHEVGNGAMQNALQAIASLPGVRSLAAHFGCF from the coding sequence ATGGCGACAAGGATCGGCATCGGCCTGCTTGGCCTCGGCACCGTCGGCGCAGGCGTGGCAAGCATCCTGAACAGTCCGGAAGGTCGCCATCCTTTGATCGCGGATCTTGAGCTGGCGAGGGTGGCGGTGCGTGATCTACAGCGCAGCCGGCCCGTCGCGATCCCCACCGATCGCCTCACCACTGATCCCAATGAGGTAGTGGACGACCCGAACGTGCATGTGGTTGTCGAGGTCATCGGCGGCATTGAGCCGGCTCGCACCCTGATCATGCGAGCCATTTCGGCCGGAAAATCCGTGGTCACTGCCAACAAGGCTGTGATCGCAAGACACGGTGAGGAAATCGCAGCAGCAGCAGCAGCAGCAGGTGTCTACGTGTTGATCGAAGCGGCCGTTGGCGGCGGCATTCCGATCATCGAGCCGCTCAAGCAGTCGCTCGGTAGCAATCGCATCGAGCGGGTGAGCGGCATCATCAACGGCACCACCAACTACATCCTCAGTCGGATGGCAGATGAAGGGGCTGATTACAACGCCGTTCTCAAGGAGGCCCAGGAACTGGGCTATGCGGAAGCGGATCCAGCCGCTGATGTCGACGGACATGACGCCGCAGACAAGATCGCGATCCTTGCCGGCCTGGCTTTTGGCGGGCCGATCGAACGCAGCGCCGTTCCGACAACCGGCATCAGCAATCTGCAGGGGCGGGACGTGGACTACGCCACGCAACTGGGATACGGCGTGAAACTGCTTGCTGTTGCCGAACGCCTGGAAAGCGATGGGGATCCCATGGGATCCCTGCCTTTGGGCGTTCGTGTCCAGCCCACGCTGGTACCGAAGGATCACCCCCTTGCCGGCGTGAGTGGCGTCAACAACGCCATCCTTGTGGAAGGCGACCCAATCGGCCGGGTGATGTTTTATGGACCCGGTGCCGGGTCTGGACCAACAGCCTCCGCAGTGGTTGCCGACATCCTGAATATTGCCGGCATCCGACAGCTCAACAGCAGTGATGGTGGCCTTGATCCCCTGCTCGCCGCCAGCAGCTGGCGCTCCTGCCACTTGGTGGATTCCAGCCGGATCCGACAGCGCAACTACGTGCGTTTCAACACGGAAGATGCCCCCGGCGTGATCGGCAGGATTGGCAGCTGCTTTGGAGAACAGGGCGTGTCGATCCAATCCATCGTCCAATTCGATGCCTGCGACGAGGGCGCTGAAATCGTTGTGATCACTCACGAAGTGGGCAACGGAGCGATGCAAAACGCCCTGCAGGCCATTGCTTCTTTACCTGGGGTTCGCTCTCTGGCGGCCCATTTTGGCTGCTTCTGA
- a CDS encoding DUF2973 domain-containing protein: MRLSFKSKDRTGLKTTHPELFDQNGSVTKEKLLVVRFDRPKPVLPSEL, from the coding sequence ATGCGTCTATCTTTCAAATCAAAAGATCGAACCGGGCTCAAAACCACCCATCCGGAACTCTTCGATCAGAACGGCAGTGTGACCAAGGAAAAATTACTTGTTGTCCGTTTTGATCGACCAAAGCCTGTGCTCCCTTCAGAGCTGTAG
- the bchI gene encoding magnesium chelatase ATPase subunit I, with amino-acid sequence MSSPRKRRVFPFTAVIGQEEMKLALLLNVIDPRIGGVMIMGDRGTGKSTTIRALADLLPGIEVVAGDPYNSSPSDPDLQSSDVRQRLEHGETLATEDRQVPMVDLPLGATEDRLCGTIDIEKALSEGVRAFEPGLLAKANRGLLYVDEVNLLDDHLVDVLLDSAASGWNTVEREGVSVRHPARFVLIGSGNPEEGELRPQLLDRFGMSVEVRTVRDPELRVQVVDQRTAFDTDPDAFSTSVEAGQKALQERVVEAQQRLDQVEIDDDLRLRISAVCGELDVDGLRGDIVTNRAARALAAFEGRTEVTEEDVARVASCCLRHRLRKDPLEQIDSGDRVVKVFCKVFERSESSDKAEFELALAA; translated from the coding sequence GTGAGTTCACCGCGCAAGCGCAGAGTTTTTCCCTTCACGGCCGTGATCGGTCAGGAGGAAATGAAACTTGCTCTGCTGCTCAACGTGATCGATCCCCGCATTGGCGGAGTGATGATCATGGGCGACAGGGGCACTGGTAAGTCGACCACGATCCGGGCACTGGCGGATCTACTGCCTGGCATTGAGGTTGTTGCCGGAGACCCTTACAACAGCTCACCAAGCGATCCTGATCTCCAAAGCAGCGATGTGCGTCAGCGCCTCGAGCATGGGGAAACCCTGGCGACAGAAGACCGTCAGGTGCCCATGGTTGATCTGCCGCTAGGCGCAACCGAAGACCGTCTGTGCGGCACCATCGACATCGAGAAAGCCCTCAGCGAAGGCGTGCGGGCCTTCGAACCAGGCTTACTGGCTAAGGCAAACCGAGGCTTGCTTTATGTCGACGAAGTCAATCTTCTGGACGATCATCTGGTCGACGTTTTGCTTGATTCTGCGGCGTCAGGCTGGAACACGGTTGAACGGGAAGGCGTGTCTGTGCGCCATCCAGCTCGCTTCGTGCTGATCGGTTCCGGCAACCCTGAGGAAGGCGAACTACGCCCGCAGCTGCTCGACCGCTTCGGAATGAGTGTTGAGGTGCGCACAGTCAGAGACCCTGAGCTTCGTGTTCAGGTGGTGGACCAGCGCACAGCCTTTGACACTGACCCTGATGCCTTCAGCACCTCAGTTGAAGCTGGACAGAAGGCACTTCAGGAACGGGTCGTGGAAGCCCAGCAGAGGCTGGACCAGGTTGAAATCGACGATGACCTGAGATTGAGGATTTCCGCGGTGTGCGGCGAGTTGGATGTCGACGGCCTCCGGGGTGACATCGTCACCAACAGGGCTGCACGAGCACTGGCAGCATTTGAGGGCCGAACTGAAGTCACGGAAGAGGATGTGGCCCGCGTGGCGTCCTGCTGCCTGCGGCACCGTCTCCGCAAGGACCCGCTGGAGCAGATCGATTCAGGTGATCGTGTGGTGAAGGTGTTCTGCAAAGTGTTCGAGCGCAGCGAGAGCAGCGACAAAGCCGAATTCGAACTGGCCCTGGCCGCCTGA
- the hisH gene encoding imidazole glycerol phosphate synthase subunit HisH, translating into MLDHSSKSVQRIGLIDYGMGNLHSVQTSFHRLGQPLVEVRNPQDLECCDALILPGVGAFDPAMDKLHSSGLVQHLRSWHNSMRPLLGICLGLQLLFEGSDEGSAEGLGLFEGCVQRLPDRQGERIPHMGWGQLKPQQSCPLLPEGNEQPWVYFVHSYAAVPNQTADLAATVTFGQGEATAMVWKHRTGACQFHPEKSAKAGAQLLKQWIGWLQSGAQLPQ; encoded by the coding sequence ATCCTTGATCACTCATCCAAGTCGGTCCAGAGGATCGGCTTGATCGACTACGGGATGGGAAATCTCCATTCCGTTCAGACGAGTTTCCATCGATTGGGCCAACCTTTGGTTGAGGTACGGAATCCTCAGGATCTTGAGTGTTGTGATGCGCTAATTCTTCCGGGAGTCGGAGCTTTCGATCCGGCAATGGACAAGCTTCATTCCTCCGGACTCGTGCAACATCTGCGCAGCTGGCACAACAGCATGCGCCCCCTACTCGGAATTTGCCTGGGCCTGCAGCTTCTGTTCGAAGGCAGCGATGAGGGCAGCGCCGAAGGCTTAGGACTCTTCGAGGGCTGCGTTCAACGCCTCCCGGATCGACAGGGCGAACGGATTCCTCACATGGGCTGGGGTCAACTGAAACCTCAACAGTCCTGCCCACTGCTGCCAGAGGGCAACGAGCAACCCTGGGTGTATTTCGTGCACTCGTATGCAGCGGTCCCCAACCAGACGGCTGATCTGGCGGCCACCGTGACCTTCGGGCAGGGGGAAGCCACGGCGATGGTCTGGAAGCACCGCACTGGAGCATGCCAGTTTCACCCTGAGAAATCAGCGAAAGCCGGCGCTCAGTTGCTGAAGCAATGGATCGGATGGCTTCAGTCCGGCGCTCAGTTGCCCCAGTGA
- a CDS encoding RNA methyltransferase, with product MSLAVVLVEPAGPLNIGSVARLCANFGVEDLRLVAPRCDPADPDAQRMAVHGGAVLGRARRFPTLPEALADCQRVVASCGRIEHGEIPLQAPEQVMPWVQQGLESAAQVALVFGREDRGLSNEELLLSQRVVRLHSTEAYPSLNLSHAVAVMLHELERVRRGSSEPLKATLQDAETAAPTQLIDCLNDAEDLLLEAGFLLKHTARARMAKVKGLLQRSLVRPEELAMLRGMVRQLRWAIRCHRP from the coding sequence GTGAGCCTTGCCGTGGTGTTGGTGGAGCCGGCCGGTCCGCTCAACATTGGAAGCGTGGCTCGTCTCTGCGCGAATTTCGGGGTTGAGGATCTGAGGTTGGTTGCTCCACGTTGTGATCCTGCTGATCCGGATGCACAACGCATGGCTGTGCATGGCGGAGCGGTTCTGGGCCGTGCACGCCGCTTCCCAACCCTTCCTGAAGCCTTGGCAGATTGTCAGCGCGTCGTGGCCAGCTGCGGACGGATCGAGCATGGAGAGATTCCTCTTCAAGCTCCCGAACAGGTCATGCCCTGGGTGCAACAAGGCCTTGAATCAGCAGCGCAAGTCGCACTGGTCTTCGGCAGAGAAGACCGCGGTCTCAGCAATGAGGAGCTGCTGCTCAGTCAACGCGTCGTACGGCTTCACTCCACCGAGGCCTATCCATCGCTGAATTTGTCCCATGCGGTTGCCGTGATGCTGCATGAGCTTGAGCGGGTTCGTCGAGGATCCTCAGAGCCGCTGAAAGCAACACTTCAGGACGCGGAAACAGCCGCACCAACCCAACTGATCGACTGCCTCAATGACGCGGAAGATTTGCTCTTGGAGGCGGGTTTCCTGCTGAAGCACACCGCCAGAGCACGAATGGCCAAAGTCAAAGGACTGCTGCAACGATCTCTGGTGCGTCCAGAGGAATTGGCCATGCTGCGCGGCATGGTCCGACAACTTCGTTGGGCGATTCGTTGCCACCGCCCGTAA
- the trxA gene encoding thioredoxin → MSSAAAVTDASFEQDVLQSDVPVLVDFWAPWCGPCRMVAPIVDEIAKEFEGKIKVFKLNTDENPNVASQFGIRSIPTLMVFKGGQKVDTVVGAVPKATLSGTIAKYL, encoded by the coding sequence ATGTCCAGCGCTGCCGCTGTCACCGACGCCTCCTTCGAACAGGACGTCCTTCAGAGCGACGTCCCCGTGCTGGTCGATTTCTGGGCCCCCTGGTGTGGCCCATGTCGCATGGTGGCTCCAATTGTTGATGAAATTGCCAAGGAATTCGAAGGCAAGATCAAGGTGTTCAAGCTCAACACCGATGAAAATCCCAACGTCGCCAGCCAGTTCGGCATTCGCAGCATTCCGACTCTGATGGTGTTCAAGGGCGGTCAGAAAGTCGACACCGTGGTTGGAGCCGTCCCCAAGGCAACTCTCTCTGGCACGATTGCCAAGTACCTCTGA
- a CDS encoding serine hydrolase, whose product MASSRSRRQNPGWGRPLRLVLRLVLMGVGLGVITGSLLKLAGPAVETGDLALPAWLPLSEQNPEGKAKPGATADTSGTRLLNRTESLGRFETRNELKPLSERWQTLAAEQPDLKVSAFMLVLDDGRYAQLEPDTALPAASSIKTPILLVTLEELDAGRLSWNEPLQLSKTVVGGGAGWMASKPLGTRFPTHEVATEMIRVSDNTATNLLIERLGGQEALNARFNALGLSATKVNDWLPDLKGTNSTSARDLARSIALVDTGEALSIRSRDLFREVMGTSITNTLLPRGLLRGLGGRQGEPDNSLMVKGYRVLNKTGDIGIAYADAGLIELPDGSRAVAAFLVKGPFNDPRSTELIRKLAAAMAPVLKPKPAVARSTASAASIEP is encoded by the coding sequence TTGGCCTCCAGTCGATCCAGACGCCAAAACCCTGGCTGGGGACGTCCTCTGCGGCTTGTGCTGCGACTTGTTCTGATGGGGGTGGGCCTTGGCGTGATTACGGGGTCCTTGCTGAAATTGGCTGGCCCAGCCGTTGAGACAGGAGATCTTGCACTGCCTGCCTGGCTGCCGTTATCCGAGCAGAACCCTGAGGGCAAAGCCAAACCTGGAGCAACTGCCGACACCAGCGGAACCAGGTTGCTCAATCGCACCGAGTCCTTGGGCCGCTTCGAGACCCGCAATGAACTCAAACCTCTGAGTGAGCGCTGGCAGACACTGGCAGCAGAACAGCCCGACCTGAAGGTCAGCGCCTTCATGCTCGTGCTGGATGACGGGCGCTACGCGCAGCTGGAGCCTGACACTGCGCTGCCGGCTGCCAGCTCCATCAAAACCCCGATCCTGCTCGTCACCCTTGAGGAGCTTGATGCAGGTCGCTTGAGCTGGAACGAACCTCTACAACTCAGTAAAACCGTTGTGGGCGGTGGTGCTGGCTGGATGGCATCGAAACCACTGGGCACCCGGTTCCCGACGCATGAAGTCGCCACTGAGATGATCCGGGTGAGCGACAACACCGCCACCAACCTTCTGATCGAACGCCTTGGAGGTCAGGAGGCACTGAATGCCCGGTTCAATGCTCTGGGGCTGAGCGCCACAAAAGTGAATGATTGGCTACCCGATCTCAAGGGCACCAACAGCACGAGTGCCAGAGACCTGGCTCGATCGATCGCGCTCGTTGACACCGGCGAAGCGCTCTCGATTCGCAGCCGTGATCTATTTCGGGAGGTGATGGGCACATCGATCACGAATACCCTTCTGCCGCGCGGACTGCTGCGTGGCCTTGGCGGTCGCCAGGGAGAGCCTGACAACAGCCTGATGGTGAAGGGCTACAGAGTGCTCAACAAAACCGGAGACATCGGGATCGCCTACGCCGACGCCGGCTTGATTGAGTTACCGGATGGCAGCAGAGCCGTTGCCGCATTCCTGGTGAAGGGACCGTTCAACGATCCCCGCTCGACGGAGCTAATCCGCAAGCTGGCAGCGGCGATGGCGCCGGTTCTCAAACCCAAACCCGCCGTTGCACGTTCCACGGCAAGTGCCGCCAGCATCGAACCATGA
- the ruvC gene encoding crossover junction endodeoxyribonuclease RuvC, which produces MRILGIDPGLARVGYGVIDTSDGQQTMLDCGIIRTDPGHSEGTRMVEIARDLRQLIRAWRPELASVEKFFFYRSSNTIAVVQARGVVIMTLSRFGLPIVEFPPMQIKQALTGHGHADKDEVLEAVMRELNLESPPRPDDAADALAVALTGWFQR; this is translated from the coding sequence GTGCGCATTCTCGGTATCGACCCCGGTCTCGCCCGTGTTGGTTACGGGGTGATTGACACCTCTGACGGTCAGCAGACCATGCTCGATTGCGGCATCATCCGCACCGATCCAGGCCATTCAGAAGGCACGCGGATGGTGGAGATTGCCCGAGACTTGCGTCAACTGATCAGGGCTTGGCGACCGGAATTGGCTTCCGTTGAAAAGTTTTTCTTTTACCGATCCAGCAACACCATCGCCGTAGTTCAAGCGCGCGGTGTGGTGATCATGACCCTTAGCCGATTCGGACTGCCGATCGTCGAGTTTCCGCCGATGCAGATCAAGCAGGCTCTCACTGGCCATGGCCATGCTGACAAAGATGAAGTTCTTGAGGCCGTGATGCGCGAGCTCAACCTTGAGTCACCGCCAAGACCCGACGACGCTGCAGATGCGCTGGCCGTTGCATTGACGGGATGGTTTCAACGATAG
- a CDS encoding DUF3370 domain-containing protein produces MTRLNRLQSLAALTMAAASMATVLAPPELAADQQKPAKQTLTRQSQVRALSGQLDDVLMVNDNNPELITGEGILVSTFPQAPGLNVTLNGRFDLFSHHVYAGQPDQLESTLWLAVVAKPAGDAPVTLQLLDGSTSLSQATLKGQTASPFLPLPALMAESGTGIASGPGSKVAGDLLRGDIADELQREWQIAPGSLSSLVVLPIPVAGLDPLLNGRNLQLRLQSSGPVHIATIAAYGNGDKVPGQDRWRKLLSEGRQSPKEHQPTPRGARGRIVYSRVSGVQIGSTWRATLTDPGSSHLNVEEAPMSWPISSLERGELKTGQIQTAELKAFDSGTAWAAHGNYGVEYDLTLPLRNQGSQQRTVAISLESPDKNRSGNGQLAFSSSHSGPVMFRGPIEVSGLDGQQGRPSGRRRFHLVLRRGQEGPQLGQITLAPGQQRSVRVRLIYPADATPPQVLSLRPVKQSTGAPVDRP; encoded by the coding sequence ATGACACGTCTCAACCGCCTGCAGTCGCTGGCCGCTCTGACCATGGCCGCAGCGTCCATGGCAACGGTGCTTGCACCTCCTGAGCTTGCCGCGGACCAGCAAAAACCGGCCAAGCAAACCCTCACTCGCCAAAGCCAGGTTCGTGCACTTTCAGGCCAGCTGGATGACGTGCTGATGGTGAATGACAACAACCCGGAACTGATCACCGGGGAAGGCATCCTTGTCTCGACCTTCCCTCAGGCGCCTGGCCTGAATGTGACGCTGAACGGTCGCTTCGATCTGTTCAGCCATCACGTTTACGCCGGCCAGCCCGATCAGCTCGAGTCAACTCTCTGGCTCGCTGTTGTCGCCAAGCCCGCTGGAGACGCTCCGGTGACTCTGCAACTTCTGGATGGCAGCACCTCCCTTTCACAGGCAACCCTGAAAGGCCAAACCGCATCACCATTTCTGCCGCTGCCCGCCCTGATGGCTGAATCGGGGACAGGGATTGCCTCCGGTCCTGGCAGCAAGGTGGCCGGCGACCTGCTGCGTGGAGACATCGCCGATGAACTCCAGCGGGAATGGCAGATTGCGCCCGGGTCGCTCAGCTCCCTGGTCGTTCTTCCAATCCCGGTCGCCGGACTGGACCCCCTTCTCAACGGTCGCAACCTGCAGCTGCGACTTCAAAGCTCAGGTCCGGTCCATATCGCAACCATCGCCGCCTATGGAAACGGTGACAAAGTTCCTGGCCAAGACAGGTGGAGGAAGCTGCTGAGTGAGGGGCGGCAGAGTCCCAAAGAGCACCAACCAACACCGCGCGGCGCTCGCGGCAGGATCGTTTACTCACGCGTTAGCGGTGTTCAGATCGGCAGCACATGGAGGGCAACCCTGACTGATCCAGGGTCCAGCCACCTGAACGTTGAGGAAGCTCCTATGTCTTGGCCGATTAGCAGCCTGGAGCGCGGTGAGCTGAAAACAGGACAAATCCAGACAGCAGAGCTGAAAGCCTTTGATTCAGGCACCGCCTGGGCAGCACACGGCAACTACGGCGTTGAGTACGACCTGACGCTTCCCCTCCGCAATCAGGGATCGCAGCAGCGAACGGTGGCGATCAGCCTGGAATCACCTGACAAGAACAGAAGCGGCAACGGCCAACTGGCGTTCAGCAGCAGCCATAGCGGCCCGGTGATGTTCCGTGGCCCCATTGAGGTGAGCGGGCTGGATGGACAACAGGGGCGTCCCAGTGGACGTCGACGGTTTCACCTGGTGCTGCGACGGGGTCAAGAGGGCCCCCAACTTGGGCAGATCACTCTGGCCCCAGGGCAACAACGTTCGGTGCGCGTCCGCCTGATTTACCCAGCGGATGCCACCCCTCCCCAAGTGCTGTCTCTCCGACCTGTGAAACAATCCACAGGAGCACCAGTCGATCGTCCGTGA
- the petG gene encoding cytochrome b6-f complex subunit V: MIEPLLCGIVLGLIPITLLGLFVAAWNQYRRGSALGG, translated from the coding sequence ATGATCGAACCTCTGCTTTGTGGCATCGTTCTTGGTTTGATTCCGATCACGCTTCTCGGGCTGTTTGTTGCGGCGTGGAATCAGTATCGCCGCGGCAGTGCTCTTGGGGGGTGA
- a CDS encoding cytochrome c — protein sequence MTTPSSTAATSERRRGLVTALIVMAVITAIALGAWFYLSTRLDPYSKATLALNGDVQHGAQLFRINCAGCHGIAGQGLVGPTLQSVSERRPDRSLIHQIVSGETPPMPRFEIEPEGMADLLSYLHTLN from the coding sequence GTGACGACACCGTCATCAACTGCTGCAACGTCGGAACGACGCCGTGGTTTGGTGACGGCGTTGATCGTCATGGCTGTGATCACAGCCATAGCTCTAGGGGCCTGGTTTTATCTCAGCACCCGTCTGGATCCCTACAGCAAGGCGACCCTGGCGTTGAATGGGGATGTGCAACATGGGGCGCAGCTGTTTCGCATCAACTGCGCTGGCTGTCATGGCATCGCAGGTCAAGGGCTGGTGGGTCCAACCCTTCAGTCCGTGAGCGAACGACGGCCGGACCGCTCGCTCATCCACCAGATCGTGAGTGGAGAAACCCCACCGATGCCACGCTTTGAGATTGAACCGGAAGGAATGGCCGATCTGCTGAGCTACCTGCACACCCTGAACTGA
- a CDS encoding 5-formyltetrahydrofolate cyclo-ligase has product MQAFDEASKANLRQVFRTRRRLALEAEPTLQDRIRDQARQELRRRHRDDDLRHSVGLYWPLPGEVDLTPLRLELVNELGLSTALPAADGHGNMTYRTWSAAPLKKDGCGIPAPLDQPTLSAEQISLLLVPALAVDRKGIRLGYGGGYYDRLRCLERWSGIPALVVLPSACVSVQALPSDPWDQPFQGWLSENGFYQTLP; this is encoded by the coding sequence ATGCAGGCGTTTGATGAAGCTAGTAAGGCCAATCTTCGACAGGTGTTCAGAACACGCAGGCGCCTGGCGCTCGAAGCTGAACCAACCTTGCAGGACAGGATCAGAGATCAGGCCAGACAGGAACTCAGGCGGCGCCACCGAGACGATGACTTGCGCCATTCAGTCGGGCTTTATTGGCCACTGCCTGGAGAAGTGGACCTGACACCTCTGCGTCTTGAGCTTGTCAACGAACTCGGCCTGAGCACAGCGCTGCCTGCCGCTGATGGACACGGCAACATGACCTATCGAACCTGGAGCGCAGCCCCGCTGAAGAAGGACGGCTGCGGGATCCCGGCTCCTCTGGACCAACCAACCCTGAGTGCTGAACAGATTTCTCTGTTGCTGGTGCCAGCTCTGGCTGTGGATCGGAAGGGCATTCGACTCGGCTACGGCGGTGGCTACTACGACCGCCTTCGCTGCCTGGAACGCTGGAGCGGAATCCCTGCACTCGTTGTGCTCCCCAGCGCCTGCGTGAGTGTTCAGGCACTGCCTTCAGACCCCTGGGACCAGCCGTTCCAGGGCTGGTTGAGCGAAAACGGTTTTTATCAGACGTTGCCTTGA
- a CDS encoding SufE family protein — protein MAESGSSTTRYGSQALDQLTERLNSTSDPRKRYEYVLWLAKKLPSMPTELQTEERKVKGCVSQVFIASELVNGRLQWQGDSDALITKGLLALLIKGLGDLTPAQVMAVDPDFIAATGLQASLTPSRANGFLNILRMMQQQASALNESD, from the coding sequence ATGGCTGAATCAGGCAGCTCCACCACTCGCTACGGCAGCCAGGCTCTAGATCAACTCACCGAGAGACTGAACAGCACATCAGATCCGCGCAAGCGCTACGAATATGTTCTCTGGCTTGCCAAAAAGCTGCCTTCCATGCCCACCGAGCTGCAAACAGAAGAGCGCAAGGTCAAAGGGTGTGTATCCCAGGTGTTTATTGCATCGGAACTCGTGAATGGACGCCTGCAGTGGCAGGGAGATTCCGATGCCCTGATCACCAAGGGGCTGCTGGCGCTGCTGATCAAAGGACTCGGCGACCTCACCCCAGCACAGGTCATGGCCGTTGATCCCGATTTTATCGCCGCTACAGGCCTTCAAGCCAGCCTCACTCCATCCCGCGCCAACGGCTTCCTCAACATCCTGCGGATGATGCAACAGCAGGCCAGTGCTCTGAACGAATCGGATTGA
- a CDS encoding class I SAM-dependent methyltransferase, with protein MPATDKGWFDSVAIDYARCRPRYPDAFFAWMADQARALDCCWDAACGSGQASIGLSRWFDRVEATDLSPEQIAAADQHPRIRYRQGAAEHSHLSNNSVDAVLIAAAIHWLDVEQFNREVRRVLRPGGLLVWLGYEPIRDAPEELQAWLNSLYHERLNPFWPPERIHVDACYADLEFPGCDQPLPQGLKITEHWTQNDLLGFISTWSALRNANQQVDDNDQARFLINNLSDDLKQVWPQDSDQLTLHLPLMGRWGVLP; from the coding sequence ATGCCAGCGACCGATAAAGGCTGGTTTGATTCTGTGGCGATTGACTACGCGCGCTGCAGGCCCCGCTACCCGGATGCCTTCTTCGCCTGGATGGCCGACCAGGCAAGAGCACTGGATTGTTGTTGGGATGCAGCCTGCGGTAGTGGCCAGGCCTCCATCGGACTGAGCCGCTGGTTCGACCGTGTTGAAGCCACAGACCTCAGTCCCGAGCAGATTGCGGCAGCAGATCAACACCCCCGCATTCGCTACCGACAGGGAGCAGCAGAACACTCTCATTTGAGCAACAACAGCGTTGATGCCGTGCTGATTGCTGCCGCGATTCACTGGCTGGATGTGGAGCAGTTCAATCGAGAAGTCCGTCGTGTGCTGCGACCGGGGGGGCTCCTGGTCTGGCTGGGCTATGAACCCATCCGAGACGCACCAGAGGAGTTACAAGCCTGGCTGAACAGCCTCTATCACGAGCGACTCAATCCGTTCTGGCCCCCTGAACGGATCCATGTCGACGCCTGCTATGCCGATCTGGAGTTCCCTGGCTGCGATCAACCGCTACCCCAGGGGTTGAAGATCACCGAGCACTGGACGCAGAACGATCTTCTTGGCTTCATCAGCACCTGGTCAGCTCTCAGAAATGCAAACCAGCAGGTTGATGACAATGACCAGGCCCGGTTCTTGATCAACAATCTGTCTGATGACCTGAAGCAGGTCTGGCCCCAGGATTCAGACCAACTGACACTGCATTTGCCGCTGATGGGTCGCTGGGGGGTCTTGCCCTGA
- a CDS encoding lipopolysaccharide assembly protein LapA domain-containing protein, with translation MRQINFTLIFVFGLSMVFFTLENTAATTVHVLPGLKYTTPLAALLLLSAGIGATSAWLFAAWSGMLNSVDRFKQSTDFDAQQVRIQELETDLNRYRATVETQLGLLPSASSEEEEAMEEAPAVQVSSSD, from the coding sequence ATGCGTCAGATCAATTTCACCCTGATCTTCGTGTTCGGTTTGAGCATGGTGTTCTTCACGCTGGAAAACACGGCTGCAACCACCGTTCATGTGCTGCCGGGTCTGAAGTACACCACACCCCTTGCAGCATTGCTGCTGTTGTCTGCGGGGATTGGCGCAACGTCCGCCTGGCTGTTTGCTGCATGGAGTGGAATGCTGAACAGCGTGGATCGCTTCAAGCAATCCACTGATTTCGATGCCCAGCAAGTGCGCATCCAGGAATTGGAAACCGATCTGAATCGGTACAGGGCAACAGTGGAAACGCAGTTGGGCTTGCTCCCTTCAGCAAGTTCTGAAGAAGAAGAGGCCATGGAAGAGGCTCCAGCGGTGCAGGTGTCCAGCTCAGACTGA